Within the Saccharopolyspora gloriosae genome, the region TGAGCCACAGCAGGTAGATCCGGTACGGCGCGCTGTGCATGCCCGCCTTGTGGTCGTAGGCCTCCGCCGTCTCCACCGGTGCGTCCTTCGGCAACCGCCAGGTCCGCCACCAGTCGGCGAACAGCAGGCTCACGCCGTTCCACACGCCGATCACCGAGCTGAACGCGACGGCGAAGAAGCCCACCAGGAACGGGATCCGAGCCCACTCGCCGTAGTCCGCGGCGAGCACGTCACCGAGGTTGAGCAGGCCCTTGTCGCTTTCGGTGAGGTCCTGCCCGAGCAGGATCTCGGCTCCCACCACCAGCATCGCCACCACGAAGATCCCGGTGGTGACGTATCCGACGGCGTTGTCCATCCGCATGATCGGCAGCCACTTCGGCGACCGCCAGCCCTTGGCGAAGGTCCAGTAGCCGTAGGCCGCCATCGTGATGGTGCCGCCGACCCCGCCCATCAGGCCGAGCACGTAGGCCACCGAACCGTCCGGCAGCGTCGGGACCAGGCCCGTGGCCAGCTCGGGCAGGTTCGGCCCGACCAGGAACGCGGTGCCGACGACGGTCACGAACATGACCCCGACCAGCACCGTCATGATCTTCTCCAGCACGGCGTACCGGCCGAACCAGACGAGCGCGAGGCCCAGCAGCCCGCACACGATGGCCCAGCCGCCGACCGGCAGCACCGGGAACAGCGCGTTGAGCGGCAGCGCCGAGGCCGACATCGCGGTGGCGCCGTAGACGAAGCCCCAGATCACGATGTAGACGCCGAAGTAGGTGGTGGCCCACCGGCCGAGGGAACGCCAGCCGGAGAGCATGGTGCGCTCACCGCCGAGGTGCCAGCGGCCGACGGCCTCGCCGAGCGCCAGCTTGAAGATCGTGCCGACCAGGATCGCCCAGAACAGCGTGTACCCGTAGCGGGCTCCCGCCACCATGGTCGCGACCAAGTCGCCCGCGCCGACTCCGGTGGCGGCCGCCATAATTCCCGGCCCGACCTGTTTGAGCCTGGCCCAGCCGGTGGCCGGTTCGGCCGCCGGCGGACCGGCGGCGGTGCTCTCGGAGCCGGGATCGGAGCTCGTGTCAGCGGACATGCGCGTCAAACTATCTCCGAGTCGGGCGACGGTCATCCGCAAGCGACCAAACCGTGACGGTGGCTTGTGCTTCCACTGGTTCTGTGGCGTCCAGTGACGAGTGATCACTTTCCGCCGTCACCGAGTGGATCTCTCACTGCCACGAGTGACACCGGTCCGGTTGAACCATGCCTGAGCGCGATCAACACGGCCCGACCGGCGACTGCCCCCGAAGATCAGTAAGCGACGGTGAAGCGGGTGCGGCGGTGCGCCGGCCGGTCGAGTTCGTCGATGAAGGCGAGCGCGTAGTCGTCGCCGCCGATCGTCGAATTGCCGTCGGCGTCCGACAGCAACAGATCACCGCCCACGCGGTAGGTGCCAGTGCGTTCCCCCGGCGCGTACGCGCCGAACACCGCGGGCGGGCTCACGTAGAACCAGTCCACGTGCCGCGGGGCCTCGCGCAGCGCGTCCAGCACCTCCGCGTGCGAGCCCGCCTCCGGCTTGAACTCTTCCGGGAACTCCGGGGTGTCGATCACGCGCGGCCCGCCCTCGGCCACCCGGAGACTGCCCGCGCCGCCCACGACGCCGAGCCGGAAGCCGTTCTTGCGCGCCGCGTCGAACAGCGTCGGCACCGCGTCGAGCAGCTTCTTGCCGTCCTCCAGCGGACGTCCCGGCGTCGCGATGAGCACCGCGTCCGCGTCCCGCGTCACGTCCACCACGAAGTCCGCGTCGTGCAGCGAACCCCGGCGCGCGGTGAGCCCGCCGCCCTGCTCCAGCGCGCTCACGTCCCGGGCCACCCCGACGACCTCGTGGCCCCGCGACAGGGCCTCCTTCGCGAGCCGGCCACCCGCGTATCCGGTGGCACCGAACAGAACGATCCGCATGAATACCTCCTCGATCCAGAACCTGATCCCGACGGTAACCATTGGTAATCAGTGACTTCAAAGTGCTATAAGTACCTGATGGTTACCGAACTGGTCCCGGACGTGCACAACCCCGCCTGCCCCACCCGCGTCGTGCTCGACCGCATCGGCGACCGCTGGACTTCACTGGTGGTGCTGAGCCTGGCTCCCGGGCCGATGCGCTTCACGCGGCTGCGCGCGGGCGTCGGCGGGGTCGCGCCGAAAGTGCTCACCCAGACCTTGCGCGCCATGCAGCGGGACGGGCTGCTCACCCGCACCGTGCACGCCGAGGTACCGCCGCGGGTGGACTACGAACTCACCGAACTCGGCCGTTCACTGCAGGTTCCCATCCAGGCCATCACCGACTGGGCCGAGGCGCACGTGACCGAAGTCGTGGCCGCGCGCGCCGACTACGACGCGGCCCGCGACGAGGCGTAGCACCACCCGGGCAACGCACGCCGGGCAAGCAGGCTCTAAACTATTCGGGTTGCCTCGGCGAGGCCGGGTTCCTTCCACCCGGCGTGATCGACGCGGCGGCTCGGTGTTCGCCCTCGTGGACGCGAAGGACGCCGCCGGTGCCGTTCGCACCAGGTGCCGCCCCTTCCGGTACGCGCCGCCCACGCCAGTGGCACACCCGCCGCCGCAGGCCGCCGACCAGTTTCATTTCCGCCCGACGTCACGAGGAGTGCACCACCGTGTCCGAGGTACGTATTTCCGTCGAACCGCGCACCGAGTTCGGTAAAGGCGCCGCCCGCCGCACCCGCCGCTCCGGCAAGATCCCCGCGGTGCTCTACGGTCACGGCTCCGACCCGAAGCACCTGTCGCTGCCCGCGGTCGAGTTCGCCCGCGCCGTCCGTGACAACGGGCAGAACGCCGTGCTGACCCTCGAGGTCGCCGGCTCCGACAACGAGCTGGCGCTGACCAAGACCGTCACCGCGCACCCGATCAAGAACTACATCGAGCACGTGGACCTGCTGCTGGTCAAGCGCGGCGAGAAGGTCACCGTGAACGTCCCGATCGTGCTGGTCGGCGACGCCACTTCCGGCACCCTCGTCACCCAGACGCTCAACGAGCTCGAGGTCGAGGCCGAGGCGCTGCACATCCCGGAGCAGTTCGAGGTGTCCGTGGACGGCGCCGAGGACGGCACCCAGATCCACGCCTCCGACGTGAAGCTGCCCCGCGGCGTCACGCTGTCCGCCGACGCCGAGGTCCTGGTGGCGCACATCAGCGAGGCGCCGAGCGCCGCGGACATGGAGTCCGAGATCGACGCCGAGGGTGCGGGCGTCGTCGAGGACGAGTCCGAGGACTCGGCCAACGCGGAGTCCTGAGCCCACGACGTCGGGCCGACGACCGGGGTGTGGTGCGCCACGCCCCGGTCGCCGCGGTCCGCGGTCGTGATCCGCGGGCTCGCCGACCCTGAATTTCGGCGCTGCGGCGCCACCGAGCCGCGGCCTGAAGCGCCGCGGCAGCACCACCTCGGCCTCGCGCCGCTCGGCGCGTGCCGTTCGATCGGCCACCGCGAGGTCGCACCACCGCGACCCCCTTCCGAGGATGCAGCCTGGTGACCACTCCTGAAGCGCCCACTCTGATCATCGGGCTCGGCAACCCCGGCCCGCGTTACGAGGGCAACCGGCACAACGTGGGCTTCCTCGTCGCCGACGAGATCGCGGCCCGCATCGGCGGCAAGTTCAAGGCGCACAAGGCGAATGCCGACGTCGTCGAAGGCCGGTTGGGCGCTCGCCGGGTGGTGCTGGCCAAACCCCGGTCGTTCATGAACCTCTCCGGCGGCCCCGTCGCGGGCACGGCGAGGTTCTACAAGGTCCTGCCCGAGTCGCTGATCGTGGTGCACGACGAACTGGACCTGCCGTACGGCACGGTCCGGTTGAAGCGCGGCGGCGGCGAGAACGGGCACAACGGGCTGCGCTCCATCACCAAGTCCTTGGGCACCAAGGAATACTTGCGGGTGCGGTTCGGCGTGGATCGGCCGCCGGGCCGGATGGATCCGGCGGACTACGTGCTCAAGGATTTCTCCGGCGCGGAGCGCAAGGACCTCGGCTACTTCGTGGACCTGTGCGCCGACGCCGTCGAGGCCCTCGCCGCAGACGGCTTGGAACCCGCGCAAAACCGCTTCCACTGACCTCTTCCCCGGCTCCGGGGTGAATGCCGCCTTTGACCGTTAGCGAGTGGGCCGTTCACCCCAGCAGCGCCACCAGGCGAATGCCCCCATTCGACCGGTGGGAGTCGGGCGGAGGCGGCATTCACCTGAGGTCCGGCGCGGGCTTTTCGGTGGGGACGAGGGACGCGGTGGCGGCGCGTTTGAGCTTGCCGGACGGAGTTTTCGGCAGGGCTCCCGGCGGGAGGACGACGACCGTGGCGGGGCGTGCGCCCACTGCTCGCGTGACCTTGGCCGTGACGGCGTTGCGCAGTGACTTCTCCTCGTCGGCGGTTCCGGCGGCCGTCGACTCCAGGACCACCGCGAACCGCTCCCGGCGGGTGTCCGCGTCGAGCCGGACGGCCGCCGCGTTGCCCGCGCGCACCCCGCCGACTTCGCAAGCGGCGCGTTCGATGTCGACCGGGTAGATGTTGCGCCCGCCCATGATGATCACGTCCTTGCGCCTGCCGCAGATGACGACCTCGCCACCGGTGAGGTAACCGTCGTCACCGGTGTCGAGCCAGCCGTCCGCGTCCTGCGCCGCCACCGGCCCGTCCGCCGTGAGGTAGCCGGGCGTGACGGCCGCGCCGCGGATCCGCAGCATGCCGACCTCCCGCTCCCCCAGCTCGATACCCGCGTCGTCGACGACCTGGATCTCCAGTCCGGGCAGTGCGCCGCCGAGCAGCGCGAACGATCGGGTGCGCTCCGCGCCGGCGGCGGGTTCGGCCCGGTGGTGACGTTCCAAGACTTCGGCGGACACGGTGTCGACCCGCACCGGCCGGTCCAGCGCGGCGAAGGACACCGCCAGCGTCGCCTCCGCCATGCCGTAGGCGCACACCATCGCCGTCTCGCGGAGCCCGAAGCGTGCTCCGGCTTCGGTGAAGGCGCGCACCGCGGTGGTGTCGACGGGTTCCGCCCCGTTGAGCGCGAAGCGGAGCCCGGACAGATCGAACGCACCGTCCTCCGCGTTGGCCATCCGGCGTGCCGTGACGGCGTAGGCGAAGTTCGGCGCGGCGGTCACGGTGCCGCCGTAGCGGCTGATCAGCTTCGGCCACAGCAGCGGCGCGGTGAGGAAGTCCGTCGGGGTCACTTGCACCGCTTCCATCCCGATGGACATCGGCACGACGAGGGTGCCGACGAGACCCATGTCGTGGAACAGCGGCAGCCAGGACACGGCGACGTCGCGCACCGGGTCGAGGCGGGCGGAGTCGACCATCGCCGTCGTGTTGGCGTGCAGGTTGCCGTGGGTGATCCGGACGGCTTTCGGGTCGGCGGTGGAGCCACTGGTCAGTTGCAGCAGGGCTGTCGAGGCCTCGCCGGTCGGCACCGGTTCGTCGAGCGAGTCCGGATGGGCGGCGAGCTCGGCGAGGTCGCGGTACCGGATGTCGTGCGAGCGGAGCAGGTCGGCGAGCGGCTCGAACGGCGAGCCCAGCAACACCAGTTCGGCGTCCACCACGCCCAGCACGCGCACGGTGTCCTGAGCCCAGCGCGCGAGGTCGGTACGCGGGGTGGGCTGATGCAGCATGGTCACGCTGTTGCCGGCCAGCCAGCCGCCTTGCACGGCGGGTGCGATCAGCCCCGGGTCGGCGGCGAGCACGGCGACGGCCGCGCCGGGCCGGACCGACTCGCGGAGCGCGGCGGCGATGTGCCGAGCCTCCTCGTGCACCTCGGCCCAAGTGCCGCGCCGCGCCGCCCGGGGCTCCCCGGTGACAAGGCCACGGCTTCCCGCTCCGCCGCAAGCACGCGCCGAGGTCACGATCCTGTCCACGAACCGGCTCATGTGACGCACATTACGTCCGTCCCGAGACGACCGGAACCGTCCCACCGCGTAATCGCCCGAGGGAACCGGCGCACCGCCCTTGCACCGAAGTGCGGGCGAGAAGATCATTTCTTGATCATCGTCTTCTCGGCAGCGAAGCCGATGACCAGTGACCAGCTAGAGCAAACCCACCACCGGCGGGTTCTCAGCGGCTTCCTCGCGCGGACAACAGCCCGGACCCGGATTTCGCCGTGCAGCGGGCTACATGAGAAACGGATCTCGCAGCGAGGAAGCCGCCGAGCGAGCCACTACGCAGGAAATCCGGACGCCTCAGTCCAGTTGGTCGGCGAGTTCGAGCCAGCGGGCTTCTACGTCGTCCTTTTCCTGCTGAAGCGTCCGCAGGTCCGCGTTGAGGCCCTTCAGGCGGTCCGGTTCGGTGGCCGCTTCGGCGAGCTTCTCGTGCAGTTCCGATTCGCGTTTGCCGAGCTTGTCGAGCTGCCGTTCGAGCTTCGCGAGGTCCTTGCGCGCGGCCCGGTCCTCCGCGCCGGAAAGCTTGTTCTGCTTGGCCGTCACTACGTCCTCGGCCTGCTTGCCGACGGCGCCGTCGTCGGCGGAGAGCAGCGAGCTGCGCCGCCGCAGGTATTCCTCGATGCCGCCGACGAGGTCGCTGAGCTTCCCGTCGCCGAACAGCGCGACGACCTTGTCGCACACCCGCTCCACCAGGTAGCGGTCGTGCGACACGACCACCAGCGTGCCCGGCCAGCCGTCGAGCAGGTCTTCGAGCTGCTGCAAGGTGTCGATGTCGAGGTCGTTCGTGGGCTCGTCGAGCACCAGCACGTTCGGCTCGCCCATCAGCAGCCGCGCCAGCTGCAGGCGCCGCCGCTCACCGCCGGAGAGGTCGCCGACCGGCGTCCACTGGCGGCCTTTGCCGAACCCGAACCGCTCGCCGAGCTGGGATGCGGTGAGCTCGTACTTGCCGAACTGCACCCGTTCCGCCACGTCCTCGATGGCTTCGAGCACTCGCCAGCCGCCGGGCAGGTCGTGCAGTTCCTGCGTGAGGTGGGCCAGCCGCACCGTGGTGCCTTCGCGGCGGGTGCCGCCGTCCGGTTCGCGTTCGCCCGCGAGCAGCCGCAGCAGCGTGGTCTTGCCGGAACCGTTGACGCCGACGACGCCGATCCGGTCACCGGGTCCGATCTGCCAGGACAACCCGCTGAGCAACGTGCGATCCCCGATCCGCAGGTCCACGTCTTCGAGGTCGATCACGGTCTTGCCGAGGCGCCGCTTGGCGAAGCTCACCAGTTCCACGGTGTCCCGCGCGGGCGGGACGTCCGCGATCAGCGCTTCGGCCGCCTCGACCCGGTAGCGCGGCTTGGAGGTGCGCGCCTTCGCCCCGCGCTGCAGCCAGGCGAGTTCCTTGCGCGCCAGGTTCTGCCGCTTGTCCTCGGCCTGCTGGGCGAGCCGGTTGCGCTCGGCGCGCGCGAAGATCCAGTCCGCGTAACCGCCTTCGTACTGCTCGACCTTGCCCTGGGTGACCTCCCAGGTGCGGTTGCAGACGGTGTCCAGGAACCACCTGTCGTGCGTGACGATCACTAACGCGCAGCGGCGGGACAGCAGGTGGTCGGCGAGCCAGCGCACCCCTTCGACGTCGAGGTGGTTGGTCGGTTCGTCGAGCACCAGCACGTCCAGGTCGCGCACCAGCGCGGCGGCGAGCGCGACGCGGCGGCGTTCCCCGCCGGAGAAGTCGGTGACCGGCGTGTCCAGCCCGAGCCGCG harbors:
- a CDS encoding helix-turn-helix domain-containing protein produces the protein MVTELVPDVHNPACPTRVVLDRIGDRWTSLVVLSLAPGPMRFTRLRAGVGGVAPKVLTQTLRAMQRDGLLTRTVHAEVPPRVDYELTELGRSLQVPIQAITDWAEAHVTEVVAARADYDAARDEA
- a CDS encoding ABC-F family ATP-binding cassette domain-containing protein, which codes for MANLINLESVSKSYGVRPLLDGVSLGINEGERIGVVGLNGGGKTTLLEVLSGAEPPDSGRVSHSRDTRMAVVTQRTELPPESTVRNAVLDPHGFTAEHEWAADARVRSVLTGLGMTRLGLDTPVTDFSGGERRRVALAAALVRDLDVLVLDEPTNHLDVEGVRWLADHLLSRRCALVIVTHDRWFLDTVCNRTWEVTQGKVEQYEGGYADWIFARAERNRLAQQAEDKRQNLARKELAWLQRGAKARTSKPRYRVEAAEALIADVPPARDTVELVSFAKRRLGKTVIDLEDVDLRIGDRTLLSGLSWQIGPGDRIGVVGVNGSGKTTLLRLLAGEREPDGGTRREGTTVRLAHLTQELHDLPGGWRVLEAIEDVAERVQFGKYELTASQLGERFGFGKGRQWTPVGDLSGGERRRLQLARLLMGEPNVLVLDEPTNDLDIDTLQQLEDLLDGWPGTLVVVSHDRYLVERVCDKVVALFGDGKLSDLVGGIEEYLRRRSSLLSADDGAVGKQAEDVVTAKQNKLSGAEDRAARKDLAKLERQLDKLGKRESELHEKLAEAATEPDRLKGLNADLRTLQQEKDDVEARWLELADQLD
- a CDS encoding NAD(P)-dependent oxidoreductase, which translates into the protein MRIVLFGATGYAGGRLAKEALSRGHEVVGVARDVSALEQGGGLTARRGSLHDADFVVDVTRDADAVLIATPGRPLEDGKKLLDAVPTLFDAARKNGFRLGVVGGAGSLRVAEGGPRVIDTPEFPEEFKPEAGSHAEVLDALREAPRHVDWFYVSPPAVFGAYAPGERTGTYRVGGDLLLSDADGNSTIGGDDYALAFIDELDRPAHRRTRFTVAY
- a CDS encoding 50S ribosomal protein L25/general stress protein Ctc; its protein translation is MSEVRISVEPRTEFGKGAARRTRRSGKIPAVLYGHGSDPKHLSLPAVEFARAVRDNGQNAVLTLEVAGSDNELALTKTVTAHPIKNYIEHVDLLLVKRGEKVTVNVPIVLVGDATSGTLVTQTLNELEVEAEALHIPEQFEVSVDGAEDGTQIHASDVKLPRGVTLSADAEVLVAHISEAPSAADMESEIDAEGAGVVEDESEDSANAES
- the pth gene encoding aminoacyl-tRNA hydrolase, whose translation is MTTPEAPTLIIGLGNPGPRYEGNRHNVGFLVADEIAARIGGKFKAHKANADVVEGRLGARRVVLAKPRSFMNLSGGPVAGTARFYKVLPESLIVVHDELDLPYGTVRLKRGGGENGHNGLRSITKSLGTKEYLRVRFGVDRPPGRMDPADYVLKDFSGAERKDLGYFVDLCADAVEALAADGLEPAQNRFH
- a CDS encoding Nramp family divalent metal transporter — encoded protein: MSADTSSDPGSESTAAGPPAAEPATGWARLKQVGPGIMAAATGVGAGDLVATMVAGARYGYTLFWAILVGTIFKLALGEAVGRWHLGGERTMLSGWRSLGRWATTYFGVYIVIWGFVYGATAMSASALPLNALFPVLPVGGWAIVCGLLGLALVWFGRYAVLEKIMTVLVGVMFVTVVGTAFLVGPNLPELATGLVPTLPDGSVAYVLGLMGGVGGTITMAAYGYWTFAKGWRSPKWLPIMRMDNAVGYVTTGIFVVAMLVVGAEILLGQDLTESDKGLLNLGDVLAADYGEWARIPFLVGFFAVAFSSVIGVWNGVSLLFADWWRTWRLPKDAPVETAEAYDHKAGMHSAPYRIYLLWLTFPPMLLLIFSKPFQLTLVYGVLGALFMPFLAGTLLVLLNSRSMMPAAHRSRWLSNTLLTLCLLLFVGVAANELVGLF
- a CDS encoding fatty acyl-AMP ligase, which codes for MSRFVDRIVTSARACGGAGSRGLVTGEPRAARRGTWAEVHEEARHIAAALRESVRPGAAVAVLAADPGLIAPAVQGGWLAGNSVTMLHQPTPRTDLARWAQDTVRVLGVVDAELVLLGSPFEPLADLLRSHDIRYRDLAELAAHPDSLDEPVPTGEASTALLQLTSGSTADPKAVRITHGNLHANTTAMVDSARLDPVRDVAVSWLPLFHDMGLVGTLVVPMSIGMEAVQVTPTDFLTAPLLWPKLISRYGGTVTAAPNFAYAVTARRMANAEDGAFDLSGLRFALNGAEPVDTTAVRAFTEAGARFGLRETAMVCAYGMAEATLAVSFAALDRPVRVDTVSAEVLERHHRAEPAAGAERTRSFALLGGALPGLEIQVVDDAGIELGEREVGMLRIRGAAVTPGYLTADGPVAAQDADGWLDTGDDGYLTGGEVVICGRRKDVIIMGGRNIYPVDIERAACEVGGVRAGNAAAVRLDADTRRERFAVVLESTAAGTADEEKSLRNAVTAKVTRAVGARPATVVVLPPGALPKTPSGKLKRAATASLVPTEKPAPDLR